The Dokdonella koreensis DS-123 genome has a segment encoding these proteins:
- a CDS encoding pyridoxal-phosphate dependent enzyme, translated as MTIHHSVLELIGRTPVVKTQRLDTGRCDLFLKLESANPGGSIKDRIGLSMIEAAEKAGRIRPGDTLVEGTAGNTGIGLALVAQQKGYKLILVVPDKMSREKIFNLRAMGADVMLTRSDVAKGHPDYYQDLAERVARETPGAYFINQFGNPDNPLAHEQTTGPEIYEQLEGRVDAIVFGCGSSGTMTGLSRYFARVSPATEFILADPVGSILAQYINEGTLSTKSASWMVEGIGEDFLPSISDFSRVTKAYAVADKDSFLTARELLAKEGILGGSSTGTLVAAALRYCREQTTPKRVVTLVCDTGNKYLSKMYNDYWMLDNGFIERPNHGNLRDLILRPYAQRDTVVVSPGDLLIVAYNRMKLYDVSQLPVMDGDRIVGILDESDVLMHVLDDEGRFRDPVSTAMVSKLQVLDVHEPIRALVPVFGAGHVAIVVEGERFLGLITRIDLLNFLRRRAG; from the coding sequence ATGACGATCCACCACAGCGTTCTGGAGCTGATCGGCCGCACGCCGGTCGTCAAGACGCAACGCCTCGATACCGGCCGTTGCGACCTCTTCCTCAAGTTGGAAAGCGCCAATCCCGGCGGTTCGATCAAGGACCGTATCGGGCTCAGCATGATCGAGGCCGCCGAGAAGGCCGGGCGCATCCGGCCCGGCGACACCCTGGTCGAGGGCACGGCCGGCAACACCGGCATCGGTCTGGCCCTGGTCGCCCAGCAGAAGGGCTACAAGCTGATCCTGGTGGTGCCGGACAAGATGAGCCGCGAGAAGATCTTCAATCTTCGCGCGATGGGTGCGGACGTGATGCTGACCCGCTCGGACGTCGCCAAGGGACACCCGGACTACTACCAGGACCTGGCCGAGCGCGTCGCGCGCGAGACCCCCGGCGCGTACTTCATCAACCAGTTCGGCAACCCGGACAACCCGCTCGCGCACGAGCAGACCACCGGACCGGAGATCTACGAGCAGTTGGAAGGCCGCGTCGACGCGATCGTGTTCGGCTGCGGCTCGTCGGGAACGATGACCGGCCTTTCGCGCTATTTCGCCCGGGTTTCGCCGGCCACGGAGTTCATCCTGGCCGATCCGGTCGGATCGATCCTGGCCCAGTACATCAACGAGGGCACCCTGTCGACCAAGTCCGCGAGCTGGATGGTCGAGGGGATCGGCGAGGACTTCCTGCCGTCGATCAGCGATTTCAGCCGCGTCACCAAGGCCTATGCGGTCGCCGACAAGGACAGCTTCCTGACCGCGCGTGAGCTGCTGGCGAAGGAAGGCATCCTCGGCGGCTCCTCGACCGGCACGCTGGTGGCCGCTGCGTTGCGCTATTGCCGCGAGCAGACCACGCCCAAGCGGGTCGTGACGCTGGTGTGCGATACCGGCAACAAGTACCTGTCCAAGATGTACAACGACTACTGGATGCTCGACAACGGTTTCATCGAGCGTCCCAACCACGGCAACCTGCGCGACCTGATCCTGCGCCCCTATGCCCAGCGCGATACCGTCGTGGTCAGTCCCGGCGATCTGCTGATCGTCGCCTACAACCGCATGAAGCTCTACGACGTCTCGCAGTTGCCGGTGATGGACGGCGACCGCATCGTCGGTATCCTCGACGAATCGGACGTGCTGATGCACGTGCTCGACGATGAGGGCCGGTTCCGAGATCCGGTATCGACGGCGATGGTCAGCAAGCTGCAGGTGCTCGACGTGCACGAGCCGATCCGGGCGCTGGTGCCGGTGTTCGGTGCCGGGCACGTCGCCATCGTCGTGGAGGGCGAGCGCTTCCTGGGCCTCATCACGCGTATCGACCTGCTCAATTTCCTGCGGCGGCGTGCCGGCTGA
- a CDS encoding class I SAM-dependent methyltransferase — protein MFDKLVDRLVRSGNKTDVMKEGVSREAVEWAYRLLLGRDPESEAVIALQMEGNQNLAQLRNNFLGSPEFAPTLPPGVRIQLHGGEPPSVIESDGSPELLARLFEHVHRSWHQFGEEQPFWSVLTAPEYRDQPQDAAIDRFFASGKAEIERFQKTLARIGLGLDGRRTCLEYGCGLGRVTRHLAPHFERTTGVDISAAHLAKAKALAEAKGIGGIDWLHLRSLDQLADLPEVDVIYSLIVLQHNPPPVIERIIKTFARILRPGGIAYFQVPTYRVGYDFRLAEYLRNPLKPGMEMHVYPQDRIFRIFAQAGAVPVSIVEDGCTGIPRERSNTFVFKKD, from the coding sequence ATGTTCGACAAGCTCGTCGACCGCCTGGTCCGCTCGGGAAACAAGACTGACGTGATGAAGGAAGGAGTATCGCGGGAAGCCGTCGAATGGGCTTACCGCCTCCTGTTGGGGCGGGATCCCGAAAGCGAGGCGGTCATCGCGCTGCAGATGGAGGGCAACCAGAACCTGGCCCAGCTGCGCAACAACTTCCTGGGCAGCCCCGAATTCGCGCCGACCTTGCCGCCGGGGGTGCGCATCCAGTTGCACGGCGGAGAGCCTCCGAGCGTGATCGAGAGCGACGGCAGCCCCGAGCTGCTGGCGCGGTTGTTCGAGCACGTGCACCGTTCCTGGCATCAGTTCGGCGAAGAGCAGCCGTTCTGGTCGGTGCTGACCGCGCCCGAGTACCGCGACCAGCCCCAGGACGCCGCGATCGACCGGTTCTTCGCCAGTGGGAAGGCCGAGATCGAGCGCTTCCAGAAGACGCTGGCGCGCATCGGCCTCGGCTTGGACGGCCGGCGGACGTGCCTGGAGTACGGCTGTGGCCTGGGCCGCGTGACGCGCCACCTCGCCCCCCACTTCGAACGGACGACCGGTGTCGATATCTCCGCTGCGCATCTGGCCAAGGCCAAGGCGCTCGCCGAAGCGAAGGGCATCGGCGGCATCGACTGGCTCCACCTGCGATCGCTCGACCAGCTGGCCGATCTGCCGGAGGTCGATGTCATCTACTCGCTGATCGTGCTGCAGCACAATCCGCCGCCGGTCATCGAGCGCATCATCAAGACGTTCGCACGGATCCTGCGGCCGGGCGGGATCGCCTACTTCCAGGTGCCGACCTATCGAGTGGGCTACGACTTCCGCCTGGCCGAGTACCTGCGCAATCCGCTCAAGCCGGGCATGGAGATGCACGTGTACCCGCAGGACCGCATTTTCCGCATCTTCGCGCAGGCCGGCGCAGTGCCGGTATCGATCGTGGAGGACGGTTGCACCGGCATCCCGCGCGAGCGCTCCAATACGTTCGTTTTCAAGAAGGACTAG